The genome window GCTTATTTTCGCCATTAtccattaaatatttatgaaaattgcttttgctgcaGTTTTATTCACTTCGTTTGTCGTCCTGAAGTTCTTGCTTTGCATGCGGTCCTCTTCTgttcttttgattttatttttttgccattCTTATATTTGTCGGGTGAGCTGACAGTGCTGTGCGGAGAATACGACGAGGGCAGTAAAACAATAAAGCTTAAGATTTCAATTTCCTAAGAGCTTAAAGCTGACATTGCCTCTTGTGAGTAcgcatgtgtgtttgtgtgttcgtgtgtgtgtgtgtgtgtgtgtgtttgattcTTGACACACATAAATCCTCGCCAAGACATGTGCCTAGTAGATAATCCAACATTATGAAAAGATATGTTACAATAAATACTCGTATACATGTACCATATTCACATCAATATACTCGTAGCCAGCGATTTTAATGGCAACTCGTTAAGCAGCGCCACACGCCGTTCCTCATATTGATAAATGGGCCAATTGTTGTAAGCACAACCCTCTAACAATAAGCCCCAAATGTCGACTATGCGAAAAATGCAACATACTCGCTGGATGAAGGTGAAAGTTGGAAAGGCAAAGGTTatggaaaaaataaacttttggAACTAATGAAGAAatctaaagaaaaataatatttatgggCTTACTGTTAAAGGTAAATAATTGTTAATGCAATATCTATTTAGCTATAGTTAAGATACAAAataaagtttcttaaataaaaataaattagtcAAGGGTGCCACAGAAATCGCCAGCGGAATTGATTCCGTTGACAGCAATTCCGCTCGAAAATTTTAATGGTGCCACAGAAATCCGAAAATTGTTAAGGTTTTTAGCAATTTTACCAACCATTTTGAACTTGGATGTCCATGGCTGTCACCTagtcaaataaaattactatagattttcattaaatgtttATCGTTTTAAAAGCaatggttttaatttttaaatttaaaagtttatttatttattcaattaactGATAACTGGCAATTTATAAAACATTCAAAAGTTATCtcgaaatacataaaaaagtaGCTAACAAcgcacagtgggcgatttggtctcgctagcggcatttaatttaaattttgaaatttaaaaaagcgTTGATATTTTTCACTAGTCGACAACAGatgctttgattagatttATCAAAGCGTTTTAAAAGCTCTACGATCAACTGATCATCAGCTGTGAACGGTCAAACACACCATATGATTTTGCAAAGAGCTCTagaaaattctttcttttttcgcgcattgatttcgagttcctcggaaatttacaatttttattgaatttgttaaaagtttggctttttattatcttcaaggtatgtattacaaaaaaagCAATGTTTGTGACCGGTCTATAAATGTGTAGCTCATAAAACGTAGTGGTAATTCAGTGTATTAACAACGAGTCCGGATTAGCGTACACCTGTCTTTCGTGGAGTCGAACTTACTTTATTCAAGTGGATTCAGTCtaactcttttattagccgaaagtgtgaatcagtggcgtccaaaatgtgtaatattaaCTGCTAGTACCTGCTAGCCTTGAAACTATGGTACTTTTTAGGCACAGTGTTAGTACCAAAAAGGGatctttttttagtatttcactTAGAAGTCATCCCATTTTTTTCCATCATCCCAtcattttttagataaagtttacaaatgaaatttgttaattgaagtttaaaaaaaataaaagtaaaacaaaatatatttaacaaaattttatttttaaattaaaaaaaaatatatatatatatatatatatatatatatataaaaaattttttaacttaaaaaaatctATGACTTTTCTCTGATCACTGAAAAAAAACCTTTTGAAGACATCTATTTTAGTATAGcagttataaattaaatgccgctagcgaaaccaaatcgcccactgtgcaACGCTTAGACTTATTTACCAATTTTTGGCAACTCTTTTTGGGAGTAATCAAGTGCATTCAAGACGCAACCTGACAGAAGCATAAGTTCCCTCAAACATATTCACAACTTGCacagtaattaaaatatttttgtaattaaacttGTTTTAcgtcaaagctgttatattaatttagttaaatttaaaacaataaaaatttggTTTGCCGTTTTTTGAAATCTCCCATTAAATCCCGATAAAGAAATGTGCCATCCCTAACTTTTACTTCTAAAATCTAAATCGAAAAGGTGGTAGTACTAAACGTCAGCGGAATGAAAGCTGATTTATAGCGGAATCATTCCCCTCAAAATTTGTCAGCTGAAAGAGCTGTCCTTTTTTTCTCGGTACCTACATTctatgtatttggtatatgtatttcaagaataataatgtttataatGAATAAAATGGTTAGTATTCTATTTTATACCTTGAATTTAGTactaccaaaatataccaaatacatcctgtatatttatatttaaagaatgaGGCCGAGTGTATCTCAGATTCTACTactctcgactgtagctttcttacttgttttatctAGCCGGAAAATTGTTAATCTCTATTCAAAAATCTGTTTAGTTTTTGTGGTTAACACAACTACATATTCTTAAACAATGCATTGGATCCAAAACCGTATTACCATCTCTTTATGTTCATCAAAATACTATCCGTATATAATCTCATTTCGCTGTTACTCATTAAAGTTAAGATCCCGAAAAGCAAAATTCGATTTGCGGCTAAAATTGCCTGAATTGTTAACTGAATCCAATTGACTAAATCACGATCCAAAATACAGATATCAATCGTACTGCAAGTGCAGTTTTAATTCTACAATTTATCATTTATGAAAACACGTGGCTTTACTTTGCGCTCccatttgaaaaaaaaaacaagtaagaaagctacagtcgagtgtactcgactgtgagatacccgctacccattttgaataaaagaaacatattttgcggtattttctcaaaatataccaaatatactgcaaaaatactaaaaaaaataccaaatggtatattgggtttatcgacatagtaccgcattcaaaatataccatagacggcacaatataccagattgtcagccaaagcaactaagacccctagtaagtaggcgtttttgcccaaacaaaagtatttctttaataacttcgacaaattttatctgatcgcaaccaaattttcaggaatcataaccactatagtaaatattgtatataccaaaattcgcaactcttgctttaaaattacgcttgttattcgatttttttgatttgcgagggcggaagtgggcgtagcaaaaatttgaaacaaacttgatctgcgtgcaaacataacaaatgctgtcgaaaaaaaattatagctctatctcttatagtctctgagatccagtgtttcatacggacagacggacagacacacagacggacagacggacatggctagatcgtctcggctgttgacgctgatcaagaatatatatactttatagggtcggagatgcctccttctacctgttacatacatttcctgccggcacaaagttataatacccttctaccctatgggtagcgggtataaaaacgatAGACAAAACAAACAGGCTTGCATGGGCAATGATCGTTGCACAACATGCAGCCATTGcatcaattattaatttttttcgaaataATAACACACTCGAAATAATTcacaataatgaaaaaaaaaactatgatATTGTCCTAAAAACggttaaaactttttttgtacgtttaaaaaaaataaatgttttgtccTTTTTTCCGCAGTGAAAGGCTCACGGTTATCAGTtagttttttataaatttggcGATACTATTTCAATGTACGGATTGGGAAATACAATTTTGACGtgatcgatatatcgataatataaagaatttttttagttgttaGTTGCTAGCAAAACGTGACGGAACTGTATTAACCTTTGCAGATCTGCAGAAGATTTAAACATGGAGAATTCCTGtgaaccccaaaaaaaaaataactcaCGATCAAGAGTTGGTTGAGGTAAGCTTagtataaaaaatgcaaaagataaAAGTCGAGAGCTTTGACGTCTTATATTACATTACACATTTACACATTTTCCCCGTGCATTTTTTGCAGGAGTCAGTTCAGCATGATAATGAAGTTGCTAAAGTGTTAGAGCAAGACGGCGGAGGCGAAGTGGAAGCGGATTCAATTCCAAatgtcagcagcaacagcgtcgTCGCTCTTGCTGTTCAGGTTAGCTTCGTGTAGCAGCAAAGATCGAAAGTcgaatattttgcttttcctatatattttttttacaggAGCCAGTTCACGGCCGCGAATTGGAATCTGATTCCACCATGCCCAATTTCAACTCCGTcagcgatgacgatgatgcgCAATAGGGCAAAAATATTGGAGAAACACCCCTATATGacgcataataataaaatagtttgtacttcatttcaaatgttaataattcaatattttcaaaaaggaagtatataacaaaaataaaatatcaccCAAACATGAAATGTTTGCGAAAGACAACAAACGAAGACAGAACCAACCCAAGCAAAGAGATGCAATAAGTAATTTGATACTGGGTgcaatgaaaaaatgtaatttattaataccATTAATTGATTACATAATTCCGTGCACATTATATTAAGCAACTCGTTCTGAAACGATTTGAtctatttaaacattttccatTGTACTTTTTTCCTCAATTTCCTCTTTATTGATTGGAAAAGCAGCAAAcatgcacatatgtatgtacatatgtatgtattctcATAATAAAGCGCCAAAAATGTATGCCATAATCAGATGATTGTTATCGTAATCGCACTTTCTCGATAAAAATATCGGAATAATAGCCAAGTTACGACTAAACTTTCAGAATTCTTGCATCATTGAAGATGCTGTTCATCAGAtgcataaaaaaatgtttaaagataATCGCCAAGACGATCAATTAGATAACTTTGTAAAGAAATATGATCGTTGCAGAGCGAGTTGCTTATTTTGATGTAAAACGGAAATAAGTAAAGTTAATtgatgaataaaaaaaataatatttgtaaatatgtacatacaattTTTTGAATGCCCTCAGTAacgcataatttattaaattgctaaTTTTGGGTTGATTTATTCTAGTGCATTTGACATTATTTTTCTTCCTGCCTGAGTTCGTTTACCTTTTCAGCCCTAAACTATTCGCGTGATGCAGTTTTGGTGTAAACATTTGCATCACATAACTACATCATTGAAGCAGATGCACTTGGTCTAAATAGATTATGGAATGTTGCCTTCATTGATGCGGTCAGACTGAATAAGCTATGAACAAAGTATTAGAAATTTATGTTCTGAAACAATTGAGCTATGTGAAATTGAaacatttacaatatttaaatgtatgtattttgaatACAGAAGAATCGTTTAACGAAATGCAGCGtttcaaatttacatttatttttaaatgttgtaagATAAGCTTATAAAACTACTATGtgtaataaaaagaaaatttgctatttaaaattgcatatatgtacatattttagtTGACACGGCCTGGTTCAACTTTTCTCTCGCATGATGTAGaaacaaatgccaaaactACCAAAATCACCATTGATAACTTGGACCCTTTTCAAAAATGTGCTACTCGATAAACACGTAGCTGCACcctaaatttcaattcaagtAGCGCAACTTCAAGCACGAGACAAGTAATGTTTATGTCCTCGATGGGATCCCATCGTGAGCTAGAGGAGAGATATTAGCTCATTAGTTGCATGTTCATGTACTTAAATCATTTAGGGAGATAGCAAGAGGATCTTAGTTGCTTAGACCCGTTTATATTAATGTGTATATTAAATGATCCTGATCGTTTttcgaaatatataaattaaaaaaaaactatgatATAGTTCTAAAAACAGTAAAACGTTTCTTCcggttttttttgctttcttagttgtttttgcTAACAAAAAACGTGACAAAACTGTATTTACCTTTATTGATCCACAGAAGAGTTGAAAAATGGGGAGTGAATGTCAGCCGGAAAATATGAAACATCCGATCAAGAGATGGATGAAGTTAGCTTCGTGTAGCAACAAAAGGCAAGAGATTTAACGTCCCAGAATAAATTTTCGTTTTCCCcgcgaaaaaaaaactatgatATTGTCCTAAAAACggttaaaacatttttttgtacgtttaacttaaataaataaatgttttgtccTTTTTTCCGCCGTGAAAAGCTCACGGTTATCggttagttttttttaaatttggcgATACTATTTCAATGTACGGATTGGGATATACAATTTTGACGtgatcgatatatcgataacatAAGGAATTTTTTAGTTGTTAGTTGCTAGCAAAACGTGACGGACTTTGCAGATCTGCAGAAGATTTAAACATGGAGAATTCCTGTgagccccaaaaaaaaataactccCGATCAAGAGTTGGTTGAGGTAAGCTTagtataaaaaatgcaaaaaataaaagtcgAGAGCTTTGACGTCCCATATTACATTACACATTTACACATTTTCCCCGTGCATTTTTTGCAGGAGTCAGTTCAGCATGATAATGAAGTTGCTAAAGTGTTAGAGCAAGACGGCGGAGGCGAATTGGAAGCGGATTCAATTCCAAACGTCACCAGCAACAGCGTCGTCGCCGTTATTGTTCAGGTTAGCTTCGTGTAGCAGCAAAGATCGAAAGTcgaatgttttgcttttcctatatgtatatttttttacaggAGCCAGTTTACGGCCGCGAATTGGAATCTGATTCCGGCATCTCAAGTGGACCGGATTCCAGCATGGAACCACGGTCGCGGCGCGTTCGAATCGTCGGCAGGCTCGAAATTGATAGTGCGGAGAGATATCGTGCCTTGACTCCTCAATCCATAGCTAACGTACTCCATAGCATGCGTCCCGATCAGCGTTTCTTAGCAGAGTATATTATCTGCTCGACGCTCGCCCTTGGCCACGAAAATCGTATATTGACCATCATGCCCAATTTCAACTCCATcagcgatgacgatgatgcgCAATAGGGCAAAAATATTGGAGAAACACCCCTATATGACGCATAATAATAGTTTGTACTTCATTTCCAATgttaataattcaatattttcaaaaaggatatatataacaaaaataaaatatcaccCAAACATTTCAAAACTACAAAGTAAGACAAAACCAACCcaagaaaaaaagagatgCAATAAGTAATTTGATACTGGGTgcaatgaaaaaatgtaatttattaataccATTAATTGATTACATAATTCCGTGCACATTACATTAAGCAACTCGTTCTGAAACGATTTGAtctatttaaacattttcctGTGtccattatatttttttcctcAATTTTCTCTTTAATGATTGGAAAAGCAGtaaacatacacatatgtatgtattctcATAATAAAGCGCCAAAAATGTATGCCATAATCAGATGATTGTTATCGTAATCGCACTTTCTCGATAAAAATATCGGAATAATAGCCAGGTTACGACTAAACTTTCAGAATTCTCGCATCATTGAAGATGCTGTTCATCCTGTTTAGACTGATTTGCATCCACTTAGTAGAACCTTCCGCCGCATCATttcatcatcatgatcatgCGGCAATGATTCTGAAAATATGACCTATTTTGGTTAATATTTtggtaattttatttaaaattgattaaaaataaaatacccaagtcgaaaaaatgaaagaaaacaGAGACATAGCGCAACTTCAAGCACGAGACAAGTAATATTTATGTCCTCGATGGGATCCCATCGTGAGCTAGAGGAGAGATATTAGTTCATTAGTTGCATGTTCATGTACTTAAATCATTTAGGGAGATAGCAAGAGGGTCTTAGTTTCTTAGACCCACAGTCTGGTATGTTTAG of Drosophila nasuta strain 15112-1781.00 chromosome 3, ASM2355853v1, whole genome shotgun sequence contains these proteins:
- the LOC132792030 gene encoding uncharacterized protein LOC132792030, which codes for MENSCEPQKKITPDQELVEESVQHDNEVAKVLEQDGGGELEADSIPNVTSNSVVAVIVQEPVYGRELESDSGISSGPDSSMEPRSRRVRIVGRLEIDSAERYRALTPQSIANVLHSMRPDQRFLAEYIICSTLALGHENRILTIMPNFNSISDDDDAQ